A portion of the Anoxybacillus gonensis genome contains these proteins:
- a CDS encoding undecaprenyl-diphosphate phosphatase, with amino-acid sequence MHVIELIKALILGLVEGATEFAPVSSTGHMIIVDDMWLKSSEFLGKYGANTFKVVIQLGSVLAAVVVFKDKFFELLYLRKSEVRTGPRLTLMHIFIGLLPAGVLGVLFEDYIDEHLFSTETVLIGLVLGALLMIAADRFGKRTKVAQTVDDITYKQAFIVGLVQCLSLWPGFSRSGSTISGGVLVGMSHRAAADFTFIMAVPIMAGASFISLLKNWQYITVDALPFFIVGFISAFVFALLAIRFFLRLINRVRLVPFAIYRIVLAAVIYMVYFA; translated from the coding sequence ATGCATGTAATAGAGTTAATTAAAGCGCTCATTTTAGGACTAGTTGAAGGAGCGACAGAGTTTGCGCCTGTTTCGTCGACTGGTCATATGATTATCGTTGATGATATGTGGCTAAAGTCAAGTGAGTTTTTAGGGAAGTATGGGGCGAATACGTTTAAAGTCGTCATTCAGCTCGGTTCGGTTTTAGCTGCCGTTGTGGTGTTTAAAGATAAATTTTTCGAATTGCTTTATTTACGAAAAAGCGAAGTGAGAACAGGACCGCGTTTGACGCTTATGCACATTTTTATCGGTCTTTTACCTGCTGGTGTGTTAGGTGTTTTATTTGAAGACTATATTGATGAACATTTGTTTTCGACGGAAACGGTGCTCATTGGGCTCGTGCTTGGAGCATTGTTGATGATCGCAGCAGACCGTTTCGGAAAACGAACGAAAGTAGCGCAAACAGTAGATGATATAACGTATAAACAAGCATTCATTGTCGGTCTCGTTCAATGTTTATCCCTTTGGCCAGGGTTTTCACGTTCGGGGTCGACCATTTCAGGTGGCGTACTTGTCGGAATGAGCCATCGCGCAGCAGCTGATTTTACATTTATTATGGCGGTGCCAATTATGGCTGGAGCAAGCTTTATTTCGTTGTTGAAAAACTGGCAGTACATCACAGTGGATGCTTTACCATTTTTCATTGTCGGTTTTATTAGTGCTTTTGTTTTTGCTTTGTTAGCGATTCGCTTTTTCTTGCGTTTAATTAATCGTGTTCGCCTTGTGCCATTTGCCATTTATCGCATCGTGCTTGCGGCAGTTATTTATATGGTTTATTTTGCGTAA
- a CDS encoding response regulator transcription factor produces the protein MYTVLLVDDEKRMLDLLELYLIPNGYRCVKCDSGESAVRYLENDEVDIVLLDVMMPEMDGWETCKQIRKFSNVPIIMVTARDATTDVVQGLKIGADDYITKPFDESELLARMEAVLRRSVGKQKKLEFHGLVWDEAQHKAQYAGHDIFLTPKEFAMLGLFLKNPNRVFSREQLIVTLWGYNANTEERTIDSHVKNIREKLRQAGFPIDEFLQTVWGVGYKWKSK, from the coding sequence GTGTATACCGTTTTACTGGTAGATGACGAAAAACGAATGTTGGATTTGTTAGAGCTGTATTTAATCCCAAACGGGTATCGTTGTGTGAAATGCGATTCAGGAGAGTCCGCTGTTCGCTATTTAGAAAATGACGAAGTAGACATCGTGTTGCTTGATGTGATGATGCCAGAGATGGACGGATGGGAGACGTGCAAACAAATCCGTAAATTTTCAAACGTCCCGATTATTATGGTTACCGCAAGAGATGCGACGACAGATGTTGTCCAAGGACTAAAAATCGGCGCGGACGACTATATTACAAAACCGTTTGACGAATCGGAATTGCTTGCGAGAATGGAGGCGGTATTGCGTCGTTCTGTAGGCAAACAAAAGAAACTCGAGTTTCACGGCTTAGTTTGGGATGAGGCGCAACATAAAGCCCAATATGCCGGGCACGATATTTTTCTCACGCCAAAAGAGTTTGCCATGCTAGGGCTTTTTCTCAAAAACCCAAACCGCGTATTTAGCCGCGAACAGCTGATCGTGACATTGTGGGGGTATAACGCCAATACAGAAGAACGGACAATTGATTCACATGTGAAAAATATTCGCGAAAAGCTCCGTCAAGCTGGTTTTCCGATTGATGAGTTTTTGCAAACGGTTTGGGGAGTCGGATATAAATGGAAGAGCAAGTAA
- a CDS encoding aldo/keto reductase, translated as MKSLQDAATLHNGVRMPWLGLGVYKVQEGEEVIRSVRTALEIGYRHIDTAAFYENEEGVGQAIRESGIRREEIFVTTKVWNSDQGYESTLKAFHTSLKKLGFDYIDLYLVHWPVKEKYKETYKALEKLYKDGFVRAIGVSNFQIHHLEDIFADCEIKPMVNQVEFHPRLTQKELLAFCKQHQIQLEAWSPLMRGGELLNEPTLVDIAQKYNKTPAQVILRWDLQHEVVTIPKSVTPQRIAQNANIFDFTLTKEEMDAIDALNENRRIGPDPDHFDF; from the coding sequence ATGAAAAGTTTACAAGATGCTGCAACGTTACATAACGGCGTTCGTATGCCATGGCTTGGCTTAGGGGTTTATAAAGTGCAAGAAGGCGAGGAAGTCATTCGTTCTGTTCGCACAGCGCTTGAAATCGGATATCGTCATATTGATACGGCTGCATTTTATGAAAATGAAGAAGGAGTCGGCCAAGCGATTCGCGAGTCGGGCATTCGTCGTGAAGAAATTTTTGTCACAACAAAAGTATGGAATTCCGACCAAGGATACGAATCAACATTAAAAGCGTTTCATACGAGCCTAAAAAAACTCGGCTTTGATTATATTGATTTGTATTTAGTTCACTGGCCTGTCAAAGAAAAATATAAAGAAACGTACAAGGCGCTCGAAAAGTTGTATAAAGATGGCTTCGTGCGTGCGATCGGAGTGAGCAACTTCCAAATTCATCATTTAGAAGATATTTTTGCTGATTGCGAAATAAAACCGATGGTCAACCAAGTGGAGTTTCATCCACGTTTAACACAAAAAGAGCTTCTTGCATTTTGTAAGCAGCATCAGATTCAATTAGAAGCGTGGTCACCACTTATGCGCGGCGGCGAGCTGTTAAACGAACCAACGCTTGTCGACATAGCACAAAAATACAATAAAACACCAGCTCAAGTGATTTTACGTTGGGACTTGCAACACGAAGTCGTCACTATTCCAAAGTCTGTCACGCCTCAACGAATTGCTCAAAATGCAAACATTTTTGACTTTACTTTAACAAAAGAAGAAATGGATGCGATTGACGCGCTAAACGAAAACCGCCGCATCGGCCCAGACCCAGATCATTTTGATTTTTAG
- a CDS encoding TIGR04053 family radical SAM/SPASM domain-containing protein gives MHEHALAVDYNEHPFIVIWEVTRACQLKCVHCRADAQPIPDPRELTHEEGLRLIDDIYEMNNPMLVFTGGDCMMREDLFELASYAIKKGMRVSITPSATPNVTKEKMKKAKEIGLSRWAFSLDGPTADIHDRFRGTPGSFDFTIENIRYLNELHMPLQINTVISRYNYNHLEQMAKLVAELKAVMWYIFLLVPTGRGQMGDCISPEEHEQVFRWLYELSKTAPYDIKTTAAQHYRRVVIQQKMREKRIAAGDIRYEHAITTDHASMIDGLKRAPKGVNDGNGFVFVSHTGDVMPSGLLPIVCGNVREQSLSHIYRESEVMKQLRQPDLYKGKCGICEFRYVCGGSRARAYAVTGDYMESEPFCVYVPLGMRKEKTRTVFA, from the coding sequence ATGCATGAACATGCGCTTGCGGTAGATTATAACGAACATCCGTTTATTGTCATTTGGGAAGTGACAAGAGCTTGCCAGTTAAAATGTGTACATTGTCGCGCCGATGCTCAACCGATCCCTGATCCGCGTGAGTTGACGCACGAAGAAGGGCTTCGGCTTATCGATGACATATATGAAATGAACAATCCAATGCTTGTGTTTACAGGCGGGGACTGTATGATGCGCGAAGATTTGTTTGAACTTGCATCGTATGCGATTAAAAAAGGGATGCGCGTTTCGATCACACCGAGTGCGACACCAAATGTGACGAAAGAAAAAATGAAAAAAGCGAAAGAGATTGGACTGTCACGCTGGGCATTTAGTTTAGATGGACCGACGGCTGACATTCATGATCGATTTCGCGGTACACCAGGTTCGTTTGATTTCACGATTGAAAACATTCGTTATTTAAATGAGCTACATATGCCATTGCAAATTAATACAGTCATTTCGCGTTATAACTATAATCATTTAGAACAAATGGCGAAATTAGTTGCAGAGTTAAAGGCAGTGATGTGGTACATTTTTTTACTCGTGCCAACCGGGCGAGGACAAATGGGCGATTGCATTAGCCCAGAGGAACATGAACAAGTATTTCGTTGGTTGTATGAGTTAAGTAAAACAGCACCGTATGATATCAAAACGACAGCAGCGCAACATTATCGTCGTGTTGTCATTCAACAAAAAATGCGCGAAAAACGAATTGCAGCAGGGGATATTCGTTATGAGCATGCGATAACTACAGATCATGCTTCGATGATTGACGGCTTAAAACGAGCGCCAAAAGGCGTCAATGACGGCAACGGTTTCGTTTTTGTTTCGCATACAGGAGATGTGATGCCAAGCGGCTTGCTTCCGATCGTATGCGGCAACGTGCGTGAGCAATCGTTATCGCATATTTATCGTGAATCGGAAGTGATGAAACAGTTGCGTCAGCCAGACTTATATAAAGGAAAATGTGGCATTTGTGAGTTCCGCTACGTTTGCGGTGGATCGCGTGCCCGCGCCTATGCAGTGACAGGTGATTATATGGAAAGTGAACCGTTTTGTGTATACGTTCCTTTAGGGATGAGAAAAGAAAAAACCCGAACGGTGTTCGCTTAA
- a CDS encoding TVP38/TMEM64 family protein, translating to MEEQVIALFHTYPSIAFLLSIGINIVISILGVVPSVFLTAANLAVFGFWQGTFLSFIGEAVGAIVSFLLYRKGFRKLSETKWLSDPKVKRLLEAEGTEAFSLVLSLRLLPFVPSGLVTFVAAIGRMSLLLFLVASSLGKLPALLLEAYSVYQVMNWTWQGKVILTLVSTFLLMFTWKKITRKKA from the coding sequence ATGGAAGAGCAAGTAATTGCTTTATTTCATACGTACCCATCGATCGCTTTTCTTCTCAGCATTGGGATTAATATTGTAATTAGTATTTTAGGCGTTGTCCCGAGCGTCTTTCTTACGGCGGCTAACTTGGCGGTATTCGGTTTTTGGCAAGGCACGTTTTTATCGTTTATCGGAGAAGCAGTTGGTGCGATTGTGTCATTCTTGTTATATCGAAAAGGATTTCGCAAACTTTCGGAAACGAAATGGCTTTCCGATCCGAAAGTGAAACGTTTGCTTGAGGCAGAAGGGACAGAAGCCTTTTCTCTTGTTTTGTCTTTGCGTCTTCTTCCTTTTGTTCCGTCGGGGCTTGTGACGTTTGTGGCAGCGATTGGACGCATGTCACTCCTTCTTTTTCTGGTCGCCAGCTCGCTCGGAAAGCTGCCAGCACTTTTGTTAGAAGCATATTCGGTGTATCAAGTGATGAACTGGACGTGGCAAGGGAAAGTGATACTGACGCTTGTATCTACTTTTTTATTGATGTTTACTTGGAAGAAAATCACTCGAAAAAAGGCTTAA
- a CDS encoding TspO/MBR family protein — translation MGRFVIYMIAYVVMVVVNIIAERLPLNGQTTGEISRKVDVLFTPAGYVFSIWGLIYILLAIWILRQVPFSRRDLPMYRQALVPFVISCILNALWIVVWHYEYFFFSVIVMLSLLFTLISLYTVVKRTNPHFFDLLPFSIYLSWISVATIANISFTLKYNGWDGVGLSDAFWAIVMLLIATALAFLFMIRQRDNIYPLVFVWAFVGIGVKNQGTASLVAYVSFLLAGVILIGTASLYKEKT, via the coding sequence ATGGGACGATTTGTTATTTATATGATTGCATATGTCGTTATGGTCGTTGTGAATATCATTGCTGAGCGGCTTCCGTTAAATGGTCAGACGACAGGGGAAATATCGCGAAAAGTGGACGTCCTATTTACTCCGGCAGGGTATGTGTTTTCGATTTGGGGGCTCATTTACATCTTACTGGCAATTTGGATTTTAAGACAAGTTCCTTTTTCACGACGCGACTTGCCTATGTATCGTCAAGCGCTCGTCCCTTTTGTTATTAGCTGTATATTGAATGCGTTATGGATTGTTGTGTGGCATTATGAATATTTTTTCTTTTCGGTCATTGTGATGCTTTCTCTTCTTTTTACGCTGATCTCGTTATATACAGTGGTCAAACGTACGAATCCACATTTTTTTGATCTTTTGCCATTTTCTATTTATTTAAGTTGGATTAGTGTTGCAACGATTGCCAACATTTCATTTACTTTAAAATATAACGGTTGGGATGGAGTTGGATTATCTGATGCATTTTGGGCAATCGTGATGTTACTTATTGCGACAGCTTTAGCCTTTTTGTTCATGATCCGACAACGAGATAACATATATCCACTTGTATTTGTTTGGGCGTTTGTTGGCATCGGGGTGAAAAACCAAGGGACTGCGTCGCTTGTTGCATACGTTTCATTTTTGCTAGCAGGGGTTATATTAATTGGCACCGCATCTTTATACAAAGAAAAAACATAA
- a CDS encoding sensor histidine kinase: MRKLSFKLGLLFFVFVLGVETVLFVALYVTLVHAKVDEEFEQLLARGNNHRAVLESHYDEVTLEHVVMMESEAETDVVITDEKGDILYFSDHILPFAKKIIPHADARHIPHSGMVVQNNWKNESYIATASPIRMDGKTKGYVYMFQRTASIQNMIAKLKHHFLVVGIVSVFLTILTMFFLSRVITIPLIRMKQATEKLSKGDFSVRLQVKGEDELAQLGKAIQTLATDLEYLKKERNEFLASISHELRTPLTYVKGYADVARRPNIAEEERAKYLSIIYEEAEHMQKLVKDLFELAKMDQHSFQIKKEPTSLCLFLKKIYEKMYPAFHTKNMSLVYRCEENVTVHIDQQRFEQVMMNLLDNALKYSRQGSTVSIDVKTEKKNVILIISDEGIGIPEKDLPHIFERFYRVDKSRSRTGGGTGLGLAIAKEIVEAHGGSIHAISEFGKGTSIIITLPRGE, encoded by the coding sequence GTGCGAAAGCTTTCATTTAAGTTAGGGCTATTATTTTTTGTCTTTGTGCTAGGGGTTGAAACAGTTTTATTTGTGGCTTTATATGTGACGCTTGTTCATGCGAAGGTTGATGAAGAATTTGAACAATTACTAGCAAGAGGCAACAATCATCGGGCCGTGTTAGAAAGTCATTACGATGAAGTCACGTTAGAACATGTCGTCATGATGGAGTCGGAAGCGGAGACGGATGTCGTCATTACAGATGAGAAAGGAGACATTTTATATTTTTCCGATCACATTTTGCCGTTTGCCAAAAAAATCATTCCTCATGCCGATGCTCGCCACATTCCTCACAGCGGGATGGTTGTACAAAACAACTGGAAAAACGAATCGTATATTGCCACCGCTAGCCCGATTCGGATGGACGGCAAGACAAAAGGATATGTATATATGTTTCAGCGGACGGCTTCTATTCAAAATATGATTGCCAAATTAAAACACCATTTTCTCGTTGTCGGCATTGTTTCTGTCTTTTTGACGATTTTGACGATGTTTTTCTTATCAAGAGTCATTACGATTCCGCTTATTCGCATGAAACAAGCGACCGAAAAACTAAGCAAGGGAGATTTTTCTGTCCGTCTGCAAGTGAAAGGGGAGGACGAGCTAGCGCAACTCGGAAAAGCGATCCAAACACTTGCGACCGACTTAGAATATTTGAAAAAAGAACGAAACGAATTTTTAGCGAGCATTTCGCATGAACTGCGCACCCCGCTCACATATGTGAAAGGATATGCGGACGTTGCGCGCAGACCGAATATTGCTGAGGAAGAACGAGCGAAATATTTATCCATTATTTATGAAGAAGCAGAGCATATGCAAAAGCTAGTGAAAGATTTGTTTGAGCTTGCGAAAATGGATCAACATTCGTTTCAAATTAAGAAAGAACCAACTTCACTGTGCCTTTTTTTGAAAAAAATATACGAAAAAATGTATCCTGCATTTCACACGAAAAATATGTCGCTTGTCTACCGCTGTGAGGAAAACGTTACCGTTCATATCGATCAACAGCGGTTTGAACAAGTGATGATGAATCTTTTAGACAATGCGTTAAAATATTCTCGCCAAGGTTCTACTGTTTCTATTGACGTGAAAACAGAGAAAAAGAACGTGATCCTCATCATTTCTGATGAAGGAATCGGCATCCCTGAAAAAGATTTGCCACACATTTTTGAACGGTTTTATCGAGTCGATAAATCACGGTCACGAACAGGCGGGGGCACAGGGTTAGGTCTGGCGATTGCCAAAGAAATTGTCGAAGCGCATGGCGGTTCGATTCATGCGATAAGCGAATTCGGAAAGGGGACAAGCATCATCATTACGTTGCCGAGGGGGGAATGA
- a CDS encoding polysaccharide deacetylase family protein has protein sequence MNALFLFLSLLLITTTPVHRIHDDIVWNVPTDEKMVAITFDDGPDILYTPDILTILKQYDAKATFFVVGFRAEKYPDIIKRQMNEGHEIANHTYKHLDFRGKSKQTIEEEIKKSEDVLYDITGKRPTLFRPPLGYYNKQIIDIAKQRGYTVVMWSKHQDTYDWQNPGTRRIVRRVVQHIQPGQIILFHDHGSGSRKQTVQALKEILPILKEKGYTFVTVSELLKHHPNYRDLNL, from the coding sequence ATGAATGCACTTTTCTTATTTTTGTCTTTGTTGCTCATCACGACAACACCTGTTCACCGAATACATGATGATATTGTTTGGAATGTGCCGACTGATGAAAAAATGGTCGCGATTACATTTGACGACGGGCCAGACATATTATACACTCCTGACATTTTAACGATTTTAAAACAATATGACGCCAAAGCTACTTTTTTCGTCGTTGGATTTCGTGCTGAAAAATATCCTGACATTATTAAGCGACAAATGAACGAAGGGCATGAAATTGCAAATCATACGTATAAGCATCTTGATTTTCGCGGCAAATCTAAACAAACGATTGAGGAAGAAATAAAAAAAAGCGAGGATGTGCTATATGACATTACCGGAAAACGCCCGACGTTATTTCGGCCCCCACTCGGCTACTACAACAAACAGATCATAGACATCGCTAAACAACGAGGATATACTGTCGTCATGTGGTCAAAACATCAAGACACATATGACTGGCAAAATCCTGGGACAAGACGAATTGTCCGCCGTGTCGTTCAACATATTCAGCCTGGACAAATTATTTTGTTTCACGATCACGGAAGCGGTAGCCGAAAACAAACTGTTCAAGCATTAAAAGAAATTTTACCAATTTTAAAAGAAAAAGGATATACATTTGTCACTGTCTCTGAGCTGTTAAAACATCATCCAAACTATCGTGACTTAAATTTGTAG
- a CDS encoding DoxX family protein has product MVVKWLREHVSAAAVLTVFRLYLGYEWFMAGWHKVTGGFDATGFLKGALSKATGEHPAVQGWWASFIEHVALPNVSFFNFLVPWGEVLVGIALLLGVFTTFSALMGAVMNFAFMFSGTTSTNPQMVLLTCFILVAGANAGKFGLDRWVIPYLRKYVSEYQNKRKIASTS; this is encoded by the coding sequence ATGGTAGTAAAATGGTTACGTGAGCATGTAAGCGCAGCGGCCGTTTTGACAGTGTTTCGTTTGTATCTCGGTTATGAATGGTTTATGGCGGGATGGCATAAAGTAACAGGAGGATTTGATGCGACAGGATTTTTAAAAGGAGCACTTAGTAAAGCAACAGGGGAGCATCCAGCAGTACAAGGATGGTGGGCGTCTTTTATTGAACATGTTGCATTACCAAACGTTAGTTTTTTCAATTTTCTTGTACCATGGGGTGAGGTGCTCGTTGGAATTGCGTTGCTTTTAGGTGTGTTTACAACATTTTCTGCTTTGATGGGTGCTGTAATGAATTTTGCATTTATGTTTTCGGGTACAACAAGCACAAACCCGCAAATGGTTTTGTTAACATGTTTCATTCTTGTTGCAGGGGCGAATGCAGGAAAGTTCGGGCTTGATCGTTGGGTAATTCCGTATCTTCGTAAATATGTGAGTGAATATCAGAATAAGCGAAAAATCGCATCGACTTCTTAA
- a CDS encoding glycoside hydrolase family 32 protein: MSKHTKHIYEAERRVQQAKEKMDSTYRLAYHIMAPVNWMNDPNGLIQWNGEYHVFYQFHPDSPKWGPMHWGHVKSKDLVHWERAPIALAPSEWYDEGGCFSGSAVNDQGVLTLIYTGNVWMNEEQTELKQYQCIATSKDGIHFEKDPNNPVLSEPPFDCQGHIRDPKVWKRGDDWYMVLGTREGNNGKVVLYKSNDLRHWEYVNIIAQSDGNLGYMWECPDVFRLNGKDILLFSPQGIEPEGDRFQNLHQTGYVVGTLDYETGKLAHGAFEELDKGFDFYAAQTFEDEKGRRILFGWMDMWESQMPTQQHGWAGALTIPRLLELTDDEKLLMKPVPELQLLRQEHMRLKSISVKGEGGTYTLPWKGDRLELLVRFSVADFQGNAFGVKVRCAEDGSEETIFRYDGEQSIVTFDRNRSGKGEGGTRRAALDKQGDVVTFHFFIDRSSVELFVNNGRLVMTGRIYPSETSQGIELFAEGGDVTVLSIDAWTLKDIWGEK; this comes from the coding sequence ATGTCGAAACATACGAAGCACATTTATGAAGCAGAAAGACGAGTACAACAGGCAAAAGAAAAAATGGACAGCACGTATCGCTTAGCATACCATATTATGGCGCCGGTAAACTGGATGAACGACCCGAATGGGCTCATTCAATGGAACGGGGAGTACCATGTGTTTTATCAGTTTCATCCAGACAGCCCAAAGTGGGGGCCGATGCATTGGGGGCATGTGAAAAGTAAAGACCTTGTGCATTGGGAGCGTGCACCGATTGCACTTGCGCCGAGCGAATGGTACGACGAAGGCGGCTGTTTTTCAGGAAGCGCGGTAAATGACCAAGGAGTGCTAACCCTTATTTACACCGGAAATGTTTGGATGAACGAGGAGCAAACGGAACTGAAACAATATCAATGTATTGCAACAAGCAAAGATGGCATCCATTTTGAAAAAGACCCGAACAATCCGGTGCTTTCTGAGCCACCATTTGACTGCCAAGGGCATATTCGCGATCCGAAAGTGTGGAAACGTGGCGACGATTGGTATATGGTGCTTGGGACAAGAGAAGGAAACAACGGAAAAGTCGTTTTATACAAGTCGAACGATTTGCGCCATTGGGAATATGTCAACATCATTGCGCAAAGTGATGGCAACTTAGGCTATATGTGGGAGTGTCCAGATGTTTTCCGTTTGAACGGCAAAGATATTTTGTTGTTTTCACCGCAAGGAATCGAACCAGAAGGCGATCGCTTTCAAAACCTTCATCAAACAGGTTATGTTGTTGGTACGCTTGATTATGAAACGGGAAAACTAGCGCACGGAGCGTTTGAAGAGCTCGATAAAGGATTTGATTTTTACGCCGCGCAAACGTTTGAAGATGAGAAAGGTCGACGCATTTTGTTCGGTTGGATGGACATGTGGGAGTCGCAAATGCCGACGCAACAACACGGATGGGCAGGCGCGTTAACGATTCCGCGTCTTTTGGAATTGACAGATGACGAGAAACTGTTAATGAAGCCGGTGCCGGAATTACAATTATTGCGCCAAGAGCATATGCGTCTGAAATCGATCTCAGTAAAAGGAGAGGGCGGAACGTATACACTTCCATGGAAAGGGGATCGACTAGAGCTACTCGTTCGTTTTTCGGTAGCTGATTTTCAAGGAAATGCATTTGGTGTGAAAGTGCGCTGTGCGGAAGACGGAAGCGAAGAAACGATTTTCCGTTATGATGGAGAACAATCTATTGTCACATTTGACCGAAACCGCTCTGGAAAAGGCGAAGGCGGCACTCGTCGAGCGGCGCTAGATAAACAGGGAGATGTTGTTACGTTCCATTTCTTTATCGATCGTTCATCGGTCGAACTATTTGTCAACAACGGTCGACTTGTGATGACAGGAAGAATTTATCCATCCGAAACGAGCCAAGGAATCGAATTGTTCGCAGAAGGCGGGGACGTGACTGTCCTTTCTATCGATGCGTGGACATTGAAGGATATTTGGGGGGAAAAATAG
- a CDS encoding Uma2 family endonuclease, translated as MSEREEKQLYTLAEFFELVGERRMELYEGVPVLMAPASYEHEGVVANVIGEITFALKGSHCFVFGSNLQVVLLFQDEQKGKENVTVLPDISVVCEKEKLRNKRCYGAPDLVVEVLSPSTARNDRLLKRYYYEKAGVKEYWIVDYQHQTIEKYVLYNDRLQLEEVYDAQNNHFVSTLFPNIQFSTHDIFSFSDI; from the coding sequence ATGAGTGAGCGTGAAGAAAAACAGCTGTATACGCTTGCAGAGTTTTTTGAGCTTGTCGGAGAACGACGAATGGAGTTGTACGAAGGTGTTCCTGTGCTCATGGCTCCAGCCTCATACGAACATGAGGGGGTTGTAGCGAATGTAATTGGGGAAATCACATTCGCGTTAAAAGGTAGCCATTGTTTTGTGTTTGGAAGCAATTTGCAAGTCGTGCTTCTTTTCCAAGATGAGCAAAAAGGAAAAGAAAATGTCACGGTGTTACCGGACATCTCAGTTGTTTGTGAGAAAGAGAAACTGCGCAATAAGCGTTGTTATGGCGCCCCAGACCTTGTTGTCGAAGTTCTTTCTCCAAGCACTGCAAGAAACGACCGATTATTAAAGCGTTATTACTATGAAAAAGCAGGGGTAAAGGAATATTGGATTGTTGATTATCAGCATCAGACGATTGAAAAATATGTCCTTTATAACGATCGTTTGCAACTAGAAGAAGTATATGATGCGCAAAACAATCATTTTGTCTCAACTTTGTTTCCAAATATACAGTTCTCTACACATGATATTTTTTCATTTTCTGATATATAA
- a CDS encoding sugar O-acetyltransferase, giving the protein MKSEKEKMLSGQLYRATDPELLKEREHARRLTRLFNQTLETEHERRVSLLKELFGSTGENLYIEPPFYCDYGYNIYVGENFFANFHCVFLDVCHIHIGDNCLIGPGVHIYTATHPIDPTERISGLEYGAPVSIGDHVWIGGGAIINPGVKIGNNVVIASGAVVTKDVPDHVVVGGNPAKVIKQLNV; this is encoded by the coding sequence ATGAAGTCCGAAAAAGAAAAAATGTTAAGCGGTCAATTATACCGTGCCACAGATCCAGAGTTACTGAAAGAACGCGAACATGCTCGTCGCTTAACAAGGCTATTTAATCAAACGTTAGAAACGGAACATGAACGACGTGTTTCCTTATTGAAAGAACTATTTGGCTCAACAGGGGAAAACTTATATATTGAGCCCCCTTTTTATTGCGATTACGGATATAATATTTATGTCGGGGAAAACTTTTTCGCCAATTTTCATTGCGTCTTTTTAGATGTATGTCACATTCACATCGGAGATAACTGCCTTATCGGTCCCGGTGTCCACATTTATACAGCTACCCATCCAATTGATCCAACGGAAAGAATATCAGGATTAGAGTACGGAGCGCCCGTTTCCATCGGTGATCATGTATGGATCGGTGGCGGGGCAATCATTAATCCAGGAGTAAAAATCGGAAATAACGTTGTCATCGCTTCCGGTGCGGTTGTCACAAAAGACGTTCCCGATCACGTTGTCGTCGGCGGCAACCCAGCAAAAGTGATAAAACAGCTAAATGTATAA